A stretch of Candidatus Methylomirabilota bacterium DNA encodes these proteins:
- a CDS encoding transporter — MRYACALLAALLLCPMSASADEEPEIRFFYPVVTRRPVIERELELGFQHSKSREGRASQVSGALEWPITPWWQIEVEMPFVYQHPNDAASAAGPGDLELQNKFLLWKSVQHLVLLSGGFELRLPSGSERRGLGGEFSIEPFVTGGIALGPFDVIAAVAYEWNLNNVRGPREQQLTADLAVGWPVSRWFTPFLELNTVSKIQGQEDEDTVKLRGRTQLYLTPGFNVRPLPGATFRLGVQLPVSDRRQFDYRIHAGLVWEF, encoded by the coding sequence ATGCGCTATGCGTGCGCCCTGCTCGCCGCCCTCTTGCTCTGCCCGATGTCGGCGAGCGCCGACGAGGAGCCAGAGATCAGGTTCTTCTATCCCGTCGTCACGCGCCGACCCGTCATCGAGCGCGAGCTCGAACTCGGTTTCCAGCACTCCAAGTCCCGCGAGGGCCGCGCGAGTCAGGTCTCGGGCGCTCTCGAGTGGCCGATCACGCCGTGGTGGCAGATCGAAGTCGAGATGCCCTTCGTGTATCAGCATCCGAACGATGCTGCCTCGGCGGCGGGTCCGGGCGATCTCGAGCTTCAGAACAAGTTCCTCCTGTGGAAGTCGGTCCAGCACCTCGTGCTCTTGTCCGGCGGATTCGAGCTGCGTCTGCCGAGCGGTTCGGAGCGCCGGGGGCTGGGAGGAGAGTTCTCCATCGAGCCCTTCGTGACCGGCGGTATCGCCCTGGGGCCCTTCGACGTGATCGCCGCCGTCGCCTACGAGTGGAACCTCAACAATGTCCGCGGGCCCCGCGAGCAGCAGCTCACGGCCGATCTGGCCGTGGGCTGGCCCGTCTCGCGCTGGTTCACGCCCTTTCTCGAGCTCAACACGGTGAGCAAGATTCAGGGACAGGAGGACGAAGACACCGTCAAGCTCCGCGGCCGGACGCAGCTCTACCTGACCCCGGGCTTCAACGTCCGTCCCCTGCCGGGCGCGACCTTCCGCCTGGGCGTCCAGCTACCGGTCTCGGATCGCCGCCAATTCGACTACCGCATCCACGCAGGGCTGGTCTGGGAGTTCTAG